One stretch of Aquimarina sp. Aq107 DNA includes these proteins:
- a CDS encoding YHYH protein: MKLNSFLILAILLISSFIAVAHEGGHGTNDHKTWKINNQNIEASFLAFKDGQVLLETKTGEVLFLDLSSFSKENQQLINKKIDQIEKINYQSSSNAIAPIYQQQTGYNILITILLVGLLLGSIFVIIFFKKNKKIASFITTLSLLIIIIVACTTDDAIDAVDDEPIDTSVPANNLTILQEHFGHFVDVTTSSDDTYFYISSTGLPEHSMMVGITNWQQQVPIDQNYTETNSWAFPIQPVLAESPLSSSEHFLRGAIAIAVNGIPIFNPLNNRGEDALVIGELDNWGGHCGRADDYHYHVPPTHLESIIGSDQPLAYALDGFPVYGETTDTLDEYLGKFNDDGSYQYHTTNTFPYFIAGMRGEVMLDPNTTAPEDQIFPQAMTQEVRPALTPLAGAEITEFTSTGVNAYSLQYQIGADIYYTNYSWDESGLYTYEYVDSDGNVTTETYQR; encoded by the coding sequence ATGAAATTAAACTCATTTCTTATTCTGGCAATACTCCTAATATCCAGCTTTATTGCTGTAGCACATGAAGGAGGACACGGTACCAACGACCATAAAACCTGGAAAATTAATAATCAAAATATCGAAGCTTCATTCCTTGCTTTTAAAGATGGACAGGTATTATTAGAAACAAAAACAGGAGAAGTTCTTTTCTTAGATTTATCATCATTCTCCAAAGAAAATCAGCAATTGATCAATAAAAAAATTGATCAAATAGAAAAAATTAATTACCAGTCAAGCTCTAATGCGATTGCACCTATATATCAACAACAGACAGGCTATAATATACTGATAACAATATTGCTTGTTGGGTTACTATTAGGAAGTATCTTTGTTATAATCTTTTTCAAAAAGAATAAAAAAATAGCCTCTTTTATAACCACGTTATCATTATTAATTATAATAATAGTGGCTTGTACTACAGATGATGCTATAGATGCTGTAGATGATGAACCAATAGATACTTCTGTACCTGCCAATAATTTAACCATATTACAAGAACATTTTGGCCATTTCGTAGATGTTACCACAAGCTCAGACGATACTTACTTTTATATTTCATCAACAGGACTTCCTGAACATAGTATGATGGTTGGTATAACAAATTGGCAACAACAAGTACCGATTGATCAAAACTATACAGAAACAAATAGTTGGGCTTTTCCAATACAACCTGTCCTTGCAGAATCTCCTTTATCATCTTCTGAACACTTTTTGAGAGGAGCAATCGCAATTGCAGTTAATGGGATTCCAATTTTTAATCCTTTAAATAATCGTGGAGAAGATGCACTGGTTATAGGAGAATTAGATAACTGGGGAGGGCATTGCGGAAGAGCGGACGATTACCACTATCACGTTCCTCCTACTCATTTAGAGTCTATTATTGGCTCTGATCAGCCATTGGCTTATGCACTTGACGGTTTTCCTGTTTATGGCGAAACTACAGATACACTTGATGAATATTTAGGAAAATTTAATGATGATGGTTCATACCAGTACCATACAACAAATACATTCCCTTATTTTATTGCAGGAATGCGAGGTGAAGTTATGCTAGATCCTAATACTACAGCTCCAGAAGATCAAATTTTTCCGCAGGCTATGACACAAGAAGTCAGACCCGCACTAACACCATTGGCGGGTGCAGAAATTACAGAGTTTACTTCTACAGGAGTTAACGCTTACTCTTTACAATATCAGATCGGAGCAGATATCTATTACACCAATTATAGTTGGGACGAAAGTGGATTATACACCTATGAATATGTTGATAGCGATGGTAATGTAACAACAGAAACATATCAACGATAA
- a CDS encoding serine hydrolase, whose amino-acid sequence MYKIVLALVIIPFFAISQVEKSEEKLESLPNFGNQRSIENWLEENKIPAIGIGIIENGKLSNINVYGNLKKNEQAPYHTIFKVASLTKPIVSILTLKLVSNGDWDLDETLDKYWIDPDVIDDPKHKQLTTRHILTHQTGFLNWRRQHKTKKLTFDFEPGTNFRYSGEGYEYLKNALERKFKMSLEKLADSLLFKPIGMLDTKFTWQHGVDEKRFAFNHDKNGEILETIRNEKAYASDLMLSTIEDYGKFAEFVINGAGLSKEIYNEMIDLQVETQNDSYFGLGWEIIPDWYGEKILMHSGGDPGVRTLIILNLQKKKGLIIFTNSDNGGYLLWEKTIIEPILRD is encoded by the coding sequence ATGTATAAAATAGTATTAGCTTTAGTTATCATACCCTTTTTCGCCATTTCTCAAGTAGAGAAATCAGAAGAAAAACTAGAATCCTTACCGAACTTTGGAAATCAAAGAAGTATTGAAAATTGGTTAGAAGAAAACAAAATTCCGGCCATTGGAATAGGAATCATTGAAAATGGAAAACTTTCAAATATTAACGTCTACGGAAATCTTAAAAAAAATGAACAAGCGCCATATCACACGATATTCAAAGTCGCTTCTTTAACGAAACCAATTGTTTCAATTCTTACGCTTAAGCTTGTTAGTAACGGGGATTGGGATTTAGACGAAACCCTAGATAAATATTGGATTGACCCAGATGTAATTGATGACCCCAAACATAAACAATTAACAACGAGACATATTCTCACACACCAAACAGGGTTTCTTAATTGGAGGAGACAACACAAAACGAAAAAACTTACGTTCGATTTTGAGCCGGGAACAAATTTCAGGTATTCTGGAGAAGGCTACGAGTATCTCAAAAATGCTTTGGAACGTAAATTTAAAATGTCTTTAGAAAAATTAGCCGATTCTCTATTGTTTAAACCCATTGGAATGCTTGATACCAAATTTACATGGCAACATGGAGTTGATGAAAAAAGATTTGCTTTCAATCATGATAAGAACGGTGAAATTTTAGAAACAATTAGAAACGAGAAAGCTTACGCTTCAGACTTAATGTTATCCACTATTGAAGATTATGGTAAGTTCGCTGAATTTGTAATAAATGGTGCAGGTTTATCTAAAGAAATTTATAACGAAATGATTGACTTACAGGTAGAGACACAAAATGATTCCTATTTCGGGTTAGGTTGGGAAATCATACCTGATTGGTACGGAGAAAAAATCTTAATGCATTCTGGTGGAGACCCAGGAGTGAGAACATTGATTATATTGAATTTGCAAAAGAAAAAAGGTCTCATAATTTTCACCAATAGCGATAACGGAGGTTATCTTCTGTGGGAAAAAACAATTATAGAACCCATTCTAAGAGATTAA
- a CDS encoding sigma-70 family RNA polymerase sigma factor translates to MNTEEINTIWIDLHEELYKFILGKMKDEQIAKDIHQEVFLKIQTKIHQLKHTSKLTSWVYQITRNTIIDYFRKANNKNVSISDLEIPQTDTNSFDYKNLTSCINQKIENLSSLHKEAIILTAFKNYSQKELAEHLKISYSGTKSRVQKAKEILRENILNCPNVESDSTGKLIDFENN, encoded by the coding sequence GTGAATACTGAAGAAATCAATACAATTTGGATTGACCTACATGAAGAACTTTATAAGTTCATTTTAGGAAAAATGAAAGATGAACAAATAGCAAAAGATATTCATCAAGAGGTTTTCTTAAAAATTCAAACTAAAATCCATCAACTAAAGCATACTTCTAAACTTACTTCTTGGGTTTACCAAATCACAAGGAATACCATTATTGACTACTTCAGAAAAGCAAACAATAAAAACGTATCAATAAGCGATTTAGAAATTCCACAAACGGATACTAATAGTTTTGATTACAAAAACTTGACCAGCTGTATCAATCAAAAAATCGAAAATCTTTCCTCTCTTCATAAAGAAGCAATTATTTTAACTGCCTTTAAAAACTACTCTCAAAAAGAACTTGCAGAACATTTAAAAATCTCATATTCTGGCACAAAATCAAGAGTTCAAAAAGCTAAGGAAATTCTAAGGGAAAACATTTTAAATTGTCCGAATGTAGAATCCGATAGTACGGGGAAGCTGATAGACTTTGAAAATAATTAA
- a CDS encoding RNA polymerase sigma factor, which produces MHKKLLKHIALGDRKAFLKLYILYKDKVYNTAIGYVQNIEEAEEITQDVFLTIYNKANTFQGKAKVSTWIYRITVNKALNQIKKRKKHTISRNEIKEFYRIDFNHPGIQLENQEKAQYLFAAINKLPENQKTAFLLSYVEGLPRQEVADVMETTLKSVESLLQRAKVKLRNQLTAIYPEGKKKK; this is translated from the coding sequence ATCCATAAAAAACTTTTAAAACATATAGCCCTAGGTGATCGTAAAGCTTTTCTAAAATTATATATATTGTATAAAGATAAAGTATATAATACAGCTATAGGATATGTGCAAAATATTGAGGAAGCAGAAGAAATCACACAAGACGTTTTTTTAACTATTTATAACAAAGCTAATACATTCCAGGGAAAAGCTAAGGTAAGTACCTGGATTTATAGAATTACTGTAAACAAAGCGCTAAATCAAATAAAAAAAAGAAAAAAACACACTATATCTAGAAATGAAATCAAAGAGTTTTATCGTATTGATTTCAACCATCCGGGAATTCAATTGGAAAATCAGGAGAAAGCGCAATACCTGTTTGCAGCCATTAATAAACTTCCTGAGAATCAAAAAACTGCATTTCTATTAAGTTATGTAGAAGGATTACCTAGACAGGAAGTTGCTGATGTTATGGAGACTACATTAAAATCTGTAGAGAGTCTATTACAACGAGCTAAGGTTAAATTAAGAAATCAATTAACTGCTATATATCCCGAAGGAAAAAAGAAAAAATGA
- a CDS encoding PhzF family phenazine biosynthesis protein: MGSSKKIVTVQILNAFAENGKGGNPAGVVLNADELSNKNKLEISKKVGLSETAFVSKSKTEDFKLDFFTPNKQIAHCGHATVATFSYLKQIGLLKNNSSSKETIDGKRKIEIIGDLAFMEQLAPKYTDVSHKESVVLKSLGLKKKDLIPNAPIQIVNTGNSFILVPVISNEILKNTIPDFDLINEVSDEFDLIGYYVFSTVTEFDATSRMFGPRYGILEESGTGMAAGPLACYLFDILKIKKSTFNIQQGKYMEKPSPSLIIVNLQIDKGEIKDLMAGGKGILHRKLEIEIDN, encoded by the coding sequence ATGGGCAGTTCAAAAAAAATAGTTACCGTACAGATACTTAACGCCTTTGCGGAAAATGGAAAAGGTGGTAATCCAGCAGGAGTAGTTTTAAATGCAGATGAATTATCTAATAAAAATAAACTTGAGATTTCTAAAAAAGTAGGGTTATCAGAAACCGCTTTTGTTTCAAAATCTAAAACGGAAGACTTTAAATTAGACTTTTTTACTCCAAATAAACAAATAGCACATTGCGGACATGCTACAGTAGCAACATTTTCTTATTTAAAACAAATTGGTTTACTGAAAAATAATAGTTCTTCAAAAGAAACTATAGATGGAAAACGAAAAATAGAAATAATTGGAGATTTAGCATTTATGGAACAATTGGCTCCAAAATATACTGATGTAAGTCATAAAGAAAGTGTTGTTTTAAAATCTTTAGGATTGAAGAAAAAGGACTTAATTCCAAATGCTCCAATCCAAATAGTTAATACTGGAAATTCATTTATACTAGTTCCAGTTATAAGCAATGAAATTTTAAAGAATACAATTCCTGATTTTGATTTGATAAATGAAGTTAGTGATGAGTTTGATTTAATTGGTTATTATGTATTCTCTACCGTGACAGAATTTGATGCCACTTCAAGAATGTTTGGTCCTCGTTATGGAATATTAGAAGAGTCAGGAACAGGAATGGCTGCCGGACCACTTGCTTGTTATTTATTTGACATTTTAAAAATTAAAAAAAGCACTTTTAATATTCAACAAGGCAAGTATATGGAAAAGCCCTCACCAAGCCTGATTATTGTTAACTTACAAATAGACAAAGGAGAAATTAAAGATTTAATGGCTGGTGGTAAAGGAATATTACATAGGAAATTAGAAATTGAAATTGACAATTAA
- a CDS encoding AraC family transcriptional regulator encodes MNIILGIGIGINLLAVFQLLKGKNSKLISTKIAVLINIVWFVRLIFFLLKDSEIALKFPLLLMLDQNLLLLDSVVLWLYSKSLLHTTKFKFKILLNFLPFTIGLLLSISMYFSVPDEFIVEQFIKLKNDITNNKSLFSIDVLVLFLVIITISTVYFVKSIKEIKKFNSVLYNHFSSLKNISANWILKFHSLWVSLFLIPIILYFINYMYPVINIGILLSFMITIQVLFSFIFNSNVLSQIYVSIPKKGIIKQDTKPINQFKNELDELKKALETEKYYQDENLSLVKLSSYLNIKSVELTEIIKYSEFENFYDLINTYRIESIKRELISSSEQIMIIAYDNGFNSKSAFNRIFKEKTGQTPSAFRNLNRNTSQ; translated from the coding sequence ATGAACATTATTTTAGGAATAGGTATTGGAATAAATCTATTAGCAGTTTTTCAATTGTTGAAAGGAAAAAACTCCAAACTTATTTCTACTAAAATTGCTGTTTTAATTAATATAGTATGGTTTGTTAGACTCATTTTTTTTCTGCTAAAAGATTCTGAAATAGCTTTAAAATTTCCACTTTTATTAATGTTAGATCAAAACTTGCTATTGTTAGATAGCGTGGTTTTATGGCTTTACTCAAAATCTTTATTACATACCACAAAGTTTAAATTTAAAATACTCCTAAATTTTCTTCCTTTTACAATTGGCTTATTACTCTCTATAAGTATGTATTTCTCAGTTCCTGATGAGTTCATTGTAGAACAATTTATAAAACTTAAAAATGACATAACCAATAATAAGTCTCTGTTCTCTATAGATGTTTTAGTTCTTTTCTTAGTTATAATTACGATATCAACCGTATATTTTGTGAAGAGTATTAAAGAGATAAAAAAATTTAATAGTGTTCTTTATAATCACTTTTCGAGTCTAAAAAACATTAGCGCAAATTGGATTTTAAAGTTTCACAGCTTATGGGTTTCTCTTTTCTTAATTCCAATTATACTCTATTTTATTAATTATATGTATCCTGTAATTAACATTGGCATTTTACTAAGTTTTATGATTACAATACAAGTACTCTTTTCATTTATTTTTAATTCAAATGTATTATCTCAAATCTATGTTAGCATACCTAAAAAAGGCATTATAAAACAAGATACCAAACCAATAAACCAATTTAAAAATGAATTAGATGAGCTAAAAAAGGCTTTAGAAACAGAAAAGTATTATCAAGATGAAAATCTTTCATTGGTGAAGCTTTCAAGTTATCTAAATATTAAATCTGTAGAGTTAACTGAAATCATTAAATACAGTGAGTTTGAAAATTTTTACGATTTAATAAATACGTATAGAATAGAATCTATAAAAAGAGAACTCATATCATCTTCAGAACAAATTATGATTATTGCCTATGATAATGGTTTTAATAGTAAATCTGCATTTAATAGAATATTTAAAGAAAAAACAGGTCAAACACCTAGTGCTTTTAGAAATTTAAACAGAAATACGTCCCAATAA
- a CDS encoding LytTR family DNA-binding domain-containing protein → MNKLNPSIKHHLLIGVFIGIWIFCFVYFIRPFEIETFSNTNWVGLGIGFSFLTFLCYGMVAVIQNKVYKKIMRWNVTFEIITILCLCLILNIVFYKYSKSSIVNSVYNFYFFSFLFAKTCIVLVPLLIFSRLYVVRLIPHKETQLTIKGDNKLDILKVYPSDLISASSSQNYVEIFYLDNGELSSKLIRSSLKKLHQEIPFLVQVHRSHFINPTHFKSWKNQNTIYLTQMEVTVSKNYKDIILAL, encoded by the coding sequence ATGAATAAACTTAATCCGTCTATAAAACATCACTTATTGATAGGGGTATTTATAGGAATTTGGATATTCTGTTTTGTTTACTTTATAAGGCCATTTGAGATAGAAACTTTTTCAAATACTAATTGGGTAGGTCTCGGAATTGGGTTTTCATTTCTTACATTTTTGTGTTACGGCATGGTAGCTGTTATACAAAACAAGGTTTATAAAAAGATAATGAGATGGAACGTTACTTTTGAGATTATAACTATTCTATGCTTATGCTTGATTTTGAATATTGTTTTCTATAAGTATTCTAAAAGTTCAATTGTAAATAGTGTCTATAATTTTTATTTCTTTTCTTTTCTATTTGCAAAGACATGTATTGTTTTAGTCCCCCTATTAATATTCTCTAGATTATACGTTGTAAGACTCATTCCTCATAAAGAGACTCAACTCACCATAAAAGGAGATAATAAATTAGATATTCTTAAAGTGTACCCTTCGGATTTAATAAGCGCATCTAGCTCCCAAAACTATGTAGAGATTTTCTATTTAGATAATGGAGAGTTAAGTTCAAAGCTTATTCGTTCTTCATTAAAAAAGCTGCATCAAGAGATTCCTTTTTTAGTACAAGTGCATCGTTCGCACTTTATAAATCCAACACATTTTAAGTCGTGGAAAAACCAAAACACGATTTACCTTACCCAAATGGAGGTCACTGTTTCCAAAAATTATAAAGACATTATTTTAGCCTTATAA
- a CDS encoding Crp/Fnr family transcriptional regulator produces the protein MNPTKNNSLTKFIKQTIPFNEMEVNEIVDYFHLLKLKKGDYFLKENQISDDYFFLEKGLMRTYLHDLEGKQITTDFFSENNIVFEVTSFFMRVPSETNIQAISDCIGYRISYEELNMLFHNKPAFRDFGRAILVKEFIASKKRVYAMINQTAEKRYQNLLSSKPEIIKSSPLKYIASYLGITDSTLSRIRKNII, from the coding sequence ATGAACCCGACTAAGAACAATTCCCTGACAAAATTCATTAAACAAACCATTCCTTTTAATGAGATGGAAGTAAACGAAATTGTTGACTATTTTCATTTATTAAAATTAAAAAAGGGTGATTACTTTTTAAAAGAGAATCAAATCAGTGATGATTATTTTTTTCTTGAAAAAGGATTAATGAGAACATATCTACACGATTTAGAGGGAAAACAAATTACTACAGATTTTTTTTCTGAAAATAACATTGTTTTTGAAGTTACATCATTTTTTATGAGAGTGCCTTCAGAAACCAACATTCAAGCCATTTCAGACTGTATAGGTTATAGGATTTCATATGAAGAATTAAACATGCTTTTTCATAACAAACCAGCATTTAGAGATTTTGGACGAGCTATTTTGGTTAAAGAATTTATCGCATCGAAAAAAAGAGTGTACGCTATGATTAATCAAACTGCCGAAAAACGATATCAAAATTTGCTCTCTTCAAAACCAGAAATTATAAAAAGCTCCCCCTTGAAGTACATTGCTTCCTATTTGGGTATTACCGACAGTACACTTAGTCGAATAAGAAAAAACATTATATGA
- a CDS encoding CPBP family intramembrane glutamic endopeptidase has protein sequence MKKVWQKIPAWLKAMLLNIILLYPIITINHIIIKLNLEHFPEYGIGLILVLMMLYLYWRIIIKWNPFTSKDDIEISFTFNILDKKNIISILGLGLFTVLTIYFSYIIFDIDNSPQLDFIKSFSNYDAITAIPLLLALTLTAGVVEEVTYRGFMQNTTNRKYAKIVSYLIIGVLFAIIHFLPLELILPYILISIAYSFIADKQKSTGLVIFTHFLADFVLFMLIYLNVLS, from the coding sequence ATGAAAAAAGTTTGGCAAAAAATTCCCGCTTGGTTAAAAGCAATGTTATTAAACATTATTTTATTATACCCAATAATAACTATTAATCATATAATAATAAAACTTAACCTTGAACACTTTCCAGAATATGGTATAGGTTTAATACTTGTTTTGATGATGCTTTACTTGTATTGGAGAATTATAATTAAATGGAATCCATTTACAAGTAAAGACGATATTGAAATAAGTTTTACGTTCAATATTTTAGATAAAAAAAACATAATAAGCATTTTAGGTTTAGGTTTATTTACTGTTTTAACTATTTACTTTAGTTATATAATTTTTGACATCGATAACTCACCACAATTAGACTTTATAAAATCATTTTCAAATTATGATGCTATAACAGCAATTCCACTTTTGTTAGCATTAACACTCACAGCTGGCGTAGTAGAAGAAGTTACTTATAGAGGTTTTATGCAGAATACTACAAATAGAAAATACGCTAAAATAGTAAGCTATTTAATTATTGGAGTATTATTCGCAATCATTCATTTTTTACCACTAGAGTTAATACTACCATATATTCTAATTTCCATTGCTTATAGTTTTATTGCTGATAAACAAAAGTCAACTGGCTTGGTAATATTCACTCATTTTTTAGCAGATTTTGTACTGTTTATGTTGATTTATCTCAATGTATTATCATAA
- a CDS encoding alpha/beta hydrolase yields MKKISLLLILISIHFQINAQFCKNEKNEIVIGIEDSLYSYVLKEHRTIWVHLPEEIEKGKKYPVIYVLNSPRHFYPVTGMLKLLEDFDIPKSIVVGITNTDGTRDFTPTNVIVGRQGQSVETSGGASNFLEFMQCELAPYLEKKYPTDKLSTIVGHSIAGLFTVYAYVNHPDVFDNYLAIDPSLWWDKENLVKQSKKLLEKDNYKNKSLHLAVANSYKVDTVKVRRMDDEPTEGLRANLKFHDILVENQKHLETSWKYYPEEDHGGIVTLGMYNGLRSVYKWYKFKERWRFNTPKRYSKEELTQPFYDHFNKLSTRFKRDMKPKWEFVNELGFFMLDVHDLPEKAKAYLDINLHFYPEESRSYVAMGDFYSKIKEKKKAIEQYQKAIKIDDNKDAKKKLKVLTK; encoded by the coding sequence ATGAAAAAAATATCATTATTATTAATTCTTATAAGTATACATTTTCAGATCAATGCTCAGTTTTGTAAAAACGAAAAAAACGAAATAGTTATTGGAATAGAAGATTCTTTATATTCTTATGTCCTTAAAGAACATCGTACTATTTGGGTACATCTTCCAGAAGAAATAGAAAAAGGAAAAAAATACCCGGTAATATATGTATTAAATTCTCCCAGGCATTTTTATCCAGTGACAGGCATGTTAAAATTATTGGAGGATTTTGATATTCCAAAATCTATAGTTGTGGGAATTACAAATACAGATGGTACTAGAGATTTTACTCCTACCAATGTAATTGTAGGCCGTCAAGGACAATCTGTTGAAACTTCTGGTGGCGCTTCTAATTTTCTAGAATTTATGCAATGTGAACTTGCTCCATATCTTGAAAAAAAATATCCTACAGATAAGCTGAGTACCATTGTAGGGCATTCTATAGCAGGACTTTTTACAGTATATGCCTATGTAAACCACCCAGACGTTTTTGACAATTATTTGGCTATAGACCCAAGTCTTTGGTGGGATAAAGAAAACCTAGTAAAACAATCTAAAAAGTTACTTGAAAAAGATAATTATAAAAACAAATCATTACATCTTGCTGTAGCAAATAGTTATAAAGTAGACACTGTTAAAGTTAGGAGAATGGATGATGAACCCACCGAAGGGTTAAGAGCAAATCTTAAATTTCACGATATACTGGTAGAAAATCAAAAACATCTTGAAACATCTTGGAAGTATTATCCAGAAGAAGATCACGGAGGTATTGTAACACTGGGAATGTACAATGGTTTACGATCTGTATATAAATGGTATAAATTTAAAGAAAGATGGCGTTTTAATACTCCAAAAAGATATAGTAAAGAAGAGCTGACACAACCTTTTTATGATCACTTTAATAAACTTAGTACTAGGTTTAAACGCGATATGAAACCAAAATGGGAGTTTGTAAATGAATTAGGATTCTTCATGTTAGACGTACACGATTTACCTGAAAAAGCCAAAGCCTACCTTGATATTAACTTACATTTTTATCCAGAAGAATCTAGAAGTTATGTAGCAATGGGTGATTTCTATTCAAAAATAAAAGAAAAGAAAAAAGCCATAGAACAATATCAAAAAGCTATTAAAATTGATGATAATAAAGATGCCAAAAAAAAGCTAAAAGTACTAACTAAATAA